One part of the Magallana gigas chromosome 5, xbMagGiga1.1, whole genome shotgun sequence genome encodes these proteins:
- the LOC105331216 gene encoding retinoic acid receptor gamma isoform X1, producing MIMDAESGGSALSSPSEPTMSDGASPQERKIQDVKEEAMYSAEYGNYFNNCYTPNSEEDMDFGSQTSPPKVQSSPQQRKKTLKRPCSSSTDDVVMTKPAAYSGMDSSQDSPDSAQQPTSSTPFLPPCRVCGEKASGFHYGVNTCEACKGFFRRSLRRKTEYKCVKSDKNCTIAPGKRNGCPLCRYNKCLAVGMSKEAIKTGRYTHEKRTQDIREIKRLQNQVEVKEEVEKPSLENQVKLAAVNEEYEKLAEHMDNAQKTMYGPLLAFWTNQKAISKLTSDYAEAFRLKSEMFGSMNNLSKEEYQQFYSQTGIDLDNRMMLVSNFATNMEKSITKFVTFTKTIPGFAALPLEDQANLVKSSRFEFWMFGFWKFIDIENRVLTGPARNCYHTSELCNVWNKDFVEALFSFGQTLHNLHMSDLEIALVRCICLTYTDRCELKSPEKVEEIQWKMIMCLKYIIEKNHDNSERYLSRIMDRLAAVRNLTDWSNKIAQEVKLDWPILQRHPLLLEMMSM from the exons ATGATAATGGATGCGGAGAGTGGAGGATCAGCTCTGTCCAGCCCCTCGGAGCCGACCATGTCAGACGGGGCCAGTCCTCAGGAAAGGAAAATACAGGATGTCAAAG AAGAAGCAATGTACAGTGCTGAGTATGGGAACTACTTTAACAACTGCTATACACCAAACTCCGAAGAAGACATGGACTTTGGATCTCAGACTTCCCCACCGAAAGTCCAATCGTCTCCTCAGCAAAGAAAGAAGACTTTAAAAAGGCCATGCAGTAGCAGTACTGATGATGTAGTGATGACCAAGCCCGCGGCTTACAGTGGGATGGACTCGTCCCAGGACAGCCCTGATTCTGCCCAACAGCCCACATCCTCCACCCCCTTCCTCCCTCCCTGTAGAGTCTGCGGGGAGAAGGCGTCGGGGTTTCATTACGGAGTGAACACGTGCGAGGCTTGCAAA GGTTTCTTTAGACGAAGTTTAAGGAGAAAGACGGAATACAAATGTGTGAAAAGTGACAAGAACTGCACCATTGCTCCAGGGAAGAGAAATGGATGTCCATTATGTCGTTATAATAAATGTTTAGCTGTTGGAATGTCCAAAGAAG CCATAAAGACAGGAAGATATACTCATGAAAAAAGGACCCAGGATATCCGTGAAATCAAGCGGTTACAAAATCAAGTGGAGGTTAAAGAGGAGGTGGAAAAACCTTCATTGGAAAATCAAGTAAAGTTGGCAGCTGTGAATGAAGAATACGAGAAATTGGCAGAACACATGGACAATGCTCAGAAAACAATGTATGGACCTTTGCTAGCATTCTGGACCAATCAAAAGGCTATTTCAAAACTGACCAGTGATTATGCA GAAGCGTTCAGGCTGAAGTCGGAGATGTTTGGAAGCATGAACAACCTATCTAAAGAGGAGTACCAGCAGTTCTATAGTCAGACTGGGATTGACCTGGATAACCGGATGATGCTGGTCTCAAACTTTGCCACCAACATGGAGAAGAGCATCACCAAGTTTGTGACCTTCACAAAGACAATTCCAGGCTTTGCCGCTCTCCCCCTCGAGGACCAAGCCAATCTTGTTAAAT CCTCAAGATTCGAGTTTTGGATGTTTGGCTTTTGGAAATTCATTGACATAGAGAATAGGGTTTTAACAGGCCCAGCAAGGAATTGCTACCACACCTCAGAACTGTGTAATGTGTGGAATAAAGACTTTGTGGAAGCTTTATTCAGTTTTGGTCAAACCTTACATAATCTTCATATGAGTGACTTAGAAATTGCCTTGGTTCGCTGCATTTGCTTAACATATACAG ATCGATGTGAATTAAAAAGTCCAGAAAAAGTTGAAGAAATCCAGTGGAAAATGATCATGTGTCTTAAATATATCATAGAGAAAAATCACGATAATTCTGAACGTTACTTGTCTCGTATAATGGACAGACTGGCAGCGGTTCGCAATCTAACGGACTGGAGTAACAAGATCGCACAGGAAGTGAAATTGGATTGGCCGATTTTACAAAGACACCCTCTCCTTCTGGAAATGATGTCGATGTAA
- the LOC105331216 gene encoding retinoic acid receptor gamma isoform X2, with the protein MYSAEYGNYFNNCYTPNSEEDMDFGSQTSPPKVQSSPQQRKKTLKRPCSSSTDDVVMTKPAAYSGMDSSQDSPDSAQQPTSSTPFLPPCRVCGEKASGFHYGVNTCEACKGFFRRSLRRKTEYKCVKSDKNCTIAPGKRNGCPLCRYNKCLAVGMSKEAIKTGRYTHEKRTQDIREIKRLQNQVEVKEEVEKPSLENQVKLAAVNEEYEKLAEHMDNAQKTMYGPLLAFWTNQKAISKLTSDYAEAFRLKSEMFGSMNNLSKEEYQQFYSQTGIDLDNRMMLVSNFATNMEKSITKFVTFTKTIPGFAALPLEDQANLVKSSRFEFWMFGFWKFIDIENRVLTGPARNCYHTSELCNVWNKDFVEALFSFGQTLHNLHMSDLEIALVRCICLTYTDRCELKSPEKVEEIQWKMIMCLKYIIEKNHDNSERYLSRIMDRLAAVRNLTDWSNKIAQEVKLDWPILQRHPLLLEMMSM; encoded by the exons ATGTACAGTGCTGAGTATGGGAACTACTTTAACAACTGCTATACACCAAACTCCGAAGAAGACATGGACTTTGGATCTCAGACTTCCCCACCGAAAGTCCAATCGTCTCCTCAGCAAAGAAAGAAGACTTTAAAAAGGCCATGCAGTAGCAGTACTGATGATGTAGTGATGACCAAGCCCGCGGCTTACAGTGGGATGGACTCGTCCCAGGACAGCCCTGATTCTGCCCAACAGCCCACATCCTCCACCCCCTTCCTCCCTCCCTGTAGAGTCTGCGGGGAGAAGGCGTCGGGGTTTCATTACGGAGTGAACACGTGCGAGGCTTGCAAA GGTTTCTTTAGACGAAGTTTAAGGAGAAAGACGGAATACAAATGTGTGAAAAGTGACAAGAACTGCACCATTGCTCCAGGGAAGAGAAATGGATGTCCATTATGTCGTTATAATAAATGTTTAGCTGTTGGAATGTCCAAAGAAG CCATAAAGACAGGAAGATATACTCATGAAAAAAGGACCCAGGATATCCGTGAAATCAAGCGGTTACAAAATCAAGTGGAGGTTAAAGAGGAGGTGGAAAAACCTTCATTGGAAAATCAAGTAAAGTTGGCAGCTGTGAATGAAGAATACGAGAAATTGGCAGAACACATGGACAATGCTCAGAAAACAATGTATGGACCTTTGCTAGCATTCTGGACCAATCAAAAGGCTATTTCAAAACTGACCAGTGATTATGCA GAAGCGTTCAGGCTGAAGTCGGAGATGTTTGGAAGCATGAACAACCTATCTAAAGAGGAGTACCAGCAGTTCTATAGTCAGACTGGGATTGACCTGGATAACCGGATGATGCTGGTCTCAAACTTTGCCACCAACATGGAGAAGAGCATCACCAAGTTTGTGACCTTCACAAAGACAATTCCAGGCTTTGCCGCTCTCCCCCTCGAGGACCAAGCCAATCTTGTTAAAT CCTCAAGATTCGAGTTTTGGATGTTTGGCTTTTGGAAATTCATTGACATAGAGAATAGGGTTTTAACAGGCCCAGCAAGGAATTGCTACCACACCTCAGAACTGTGTAATGTGTGGAATAAAGACTTTGTGGAAGCTTTATTCAGTTTTGGTCAAACCTTACATAATCTTCATATGAGTGACTTAGAAATTGCCTTGGTTCGCTGCATTTGCTTAACATATACAG ATCGATGTGAATTAAAAAGTCCAGAAAAAGTTGAAGAAATCCAGTGGAAAATGATCATGTGTCTTAAATATATCATAGAGAAAAATCACGATAATTCTGAACGTTACTTGTCTCGTATAATGGACAGACTGGCAGCGGTTCGCAATCTAACGGACTGGAGTAACAAGATCGCACAGGAAGTGAAATTGGATTGGCCGATTTTACAAAGACACCCTCTCCTTCTGGAAATGATGTCGATGTAA